A genomic region of Clostridia bacterium contains the following coding sequences:
- a CDS encoding GntR family transcriptional regulator, with amino-acid sequence MIFHGISKLLYLQIRDVLVEQIESGKLSPGDALPGERTMAEMFDVSRVTIRKCIGNMVEEGYLIRSRGKETIVASRKVSHRLGTLLGVVEELSEANKTIKVKVLYKGYEKITTDIRNHLNTEDNAQVYAFSRLIFCDDKPLVVNYSHVLQDIGKLVESLDLESDRVFQHLENCGYNVSYAEQMISAGICNKKEAELLNYKVGQPVIVIKRTTFLENGYPILYEKSTYRGEEYQYSIKLLRKSGSGNSQRTNYV; translated from the coding sequence ATGATTTTTCATGGGATATCAAAGCTATTATACCTTCAGATCAGAGATGTATTGGTAGAACAGATTGAAAGTGGGAAACTGTCCCCTGGAGATGCTTTGCCGGGGGAGAGAACCATGGCGGAGATGTTTGATGTAAGTAGAGTGACAATAAGGAAATGTATCGGGAATATGGTAGAAGAAGGTTATTTGATAAGAAGCAGAGGGAAAGAAACAATTGTAGCAAGCCGTAAGGTAAGCCATCGGTTGGGCACTCTACTTGGTGTAGTTGAGGAACTTTCTGAAGCTAACAAAACTATTAAGGTAAAGGTGCTGTATAAAGGCTATGAAAAAATTACAACCGATATAAGAAATCATTTGAATACAGAAGATAATGCCCAGGTATATGCATTTTCCAGACTAATATTTTGTGACGATAAGCCGCTTGTTGTAAACTATTCCCATGTCCTTCAAGATATAGGCAAACTAGTAGAATCCCTGGACTTAGAAAGCGATAGGGTATTTCAGCACCTGGAAAACTGCGGGTATAACGTGAGCTATGCAGAACAGATGATTTCAGCGGGCATATGCAACAAAAAGGAAGCAGAACTTTTAAATTATAAGGTAGGCCAGCCTGTAATTGTAATAAAGAGAACAACATTTTTGGAAAACGGATATCCTATACTATATGAAAAATCCACTTATCGTGGGGAGGAATACCAATATAGTATAAAATTGTTGCGGAAGAGCGGGTCAGGAAATAGTCAGCGAACCAACTATGTATAG
- a CDS encoding ABC transporter ATP-binding protein codes for MDEKKIKLRLENISQSYVVNNEVRDAVSNVSLDVYDNEFLVILGPGHCGKSVLLNIIGGLETPVEGSKYLDGEKLIGNDKRIGMVFQKLALMPWKTVMGNVEFGPQLAGVDKATRRKTAQKYIDLVGLTGFEKAYPNQLSGGMKQRVGIARAYTNNPEILLMDEPFGQLDAQTRYAMQEEIQRVWQQEKRTIVFVTNNIEEAVYLGDRIILLSKCPATVKQIYDISLPRPRNTIDPEFLRIRKEVSENTDLAL; via the coding sequence ATGGACGAGAAAAAGATCAAACTAAGACTTGAAAATATATCTCAAAGCTATGTTGTTAATAATGAAGTGCGTGATGCCGTGTCAAACGTTTCATTAGATGTCTATGATAATGAATTTCTGGTTATTCTTGGCCCGGGCCATTGTGGCAAAAGTGTATTGCTTAACATTATAGGCGGCTTGGAAACACCGGTGGAAGGAAGCAAATACCTTGATGGTGAAAAGTTAATAGGAAATGATAAGCGTATTGGCATGGTATTCCAGAAACTGGCGCTTATGCCGTGGAAAACTGTTATGGGAAATGTAGAGTTTGGGCCACAGCTTGCCGGTGTTGACAAAGCAACCAGAAGGAAAACGGCACAGAAATATATTGACCTTGTGGGACTTACCGGTTTTGAAAAAGCCTATCCCAATCAATTATCAGGCGGCATGAAGCAGAGGGTTGGTATTGCCAGGGCTTATACAAATAATCCGGAAATTCTACTGATGGATGAACCCTTCGGGCAATTAGATGCCCAAACACGTTATGCCATGCAGGAAGAAATTCAGAGAGTATGGCAACAGGAGAAGAGGACCATCGTATTTGTAACAAATAATATTGAAGAGGCAGTGTATCTTGGTGACAGGATTATATTGCTCAGTAAATGCCCTGCAACAGTAAAACAAATTTACGATATAAGCTTGCCTAGACCTCGAAATACCATAGATCCTGAATTCTTGAGGATTCGTAAGGAAGTATCAGAAAATACGGATCTTGCATTATAG
- a CDS encoding ABC transporter ATP-binding protein: MNEIKQEFKVEVKNLTKYFGDLHVLDNISFNIKKGEFVCVVGPTGCGKTTFLNLLTRIYMPTKGDLYIEGKPADPKKHNLAFVFQEPSSAPWLTVEQNLRFGLEIKKLDKKEIDDRVNHIISLLGLEKFRDSYPHQLSVSTAQRIIIGRAFAMNPDLLLMDEPYGQMDVKLRFYLEDEVIRLWKKLGSTVVFITHNIEEAVYLAERILILSNKPTTIKEEVIVDLPRPRDVVSPEFVKIRKHVTEQIKWW; this comes from the coding sequence ATGAATGAAATTAAACAGGAATTTAAGGTTGAGGTCAAAAATCTGACTAAATATTTTGGTGATTTACATGTGTTGGATAATATTTCTTTTAATATTAAAAAGGGTGAGTTTGTCTGTGTTGTAGGACCGACCGGATGTGGAAAGACAACATTTCTGAATCTGCTTACCAGAATCTACATGCCGACAAAAGGGGATTTATACATCGAGGGTAAGCCCGCAGATCCTAAGAAGCACAATCTGGCTTTTGTATTCCAGGAGCCTTCATCTGCCCCGTGGCTGACCGTAGAACAAAATCTCCGGTTTGGGCTTGAAATCAAAAAACTGGATAAGAAAGAAATTGATGATAGAGTAAACCACATTATTTCATTATTAGGCTTGGAAAAATTCAGGGACTCATACCCTCACCAGTTGTCTGTTAGTACAGCACAGAGAATTATTATCGGAAGAGCCTTTGCTATGAATCCGGACCTTCTGCTTATGGATGAACCCTATGGGCAGATGGATGTAAAGTTGAGATTCTATCTGGAGGACGAAGTCATCCGGCTGTGGAAGAAGCTAGGCAGTACGGTTGTATTTATTACACATAATATTGAAGAAGCTGTTTATTTGGCTGAAAGAATCCTGATCCTGTCAAATAAACCAACTACCATTAAAGAGGAAGTCATAGTTGATTTGCCGAGGCCCAGGGATGTTGTTTCTCCCGAGTTTGTAAAGATTAGAAAGCATGTAACAGAACAAATAAAGTGGTGGTAA